The region CAGCGATTGATTTTGCTCGTTTGGCTGGATTTAAATCTGCAGGAGTGATTGTCGAAGTCATGAATGATGATGGATCCATGGCACGATTACCACAATTGGCAGAAGTTGCTAAGAAATTTAATTTAAAATTAGTTTCTATTGAAGATCTTGTTCGTTATAGAATGCAGCATGACAGTCTAATTGTTAAGAAAGAAGATTTTGATATTGAAACTCGTTTTGGAACTTTTAGACTTAGGGCTTATCAGCAAACAACTAACAAACAAATCCATATCGCACTTACTAAAGGAACTTGGAATATTGGAGAACCGATTCTAACCCGAATTAATTCTACCACAGTAAATAATGATCTATTAGGCACGCTTACTAATGATGCTGACAAGAAATTGGATGAGATGTTTCAATTTATCAACAAGGATGGCAGGGGAGCTGTTTTATTTATCAATCAGGAGGCAGCGCCAACAGATTTTATAAACCGTTTATCAGAATTAAAAGTTTTGCAGGCTAATGGCGAATTGAAAGCGCCACAAATAAAAATGGATAATAAGGACTTTGGGATTGGGGCGCAGATATTGCATGATATTGACATTTCTAAAATTCGATTGTTATCAAATTCAGAGCAGTCTAAACGTGTTGGTATGATTGGATATGGATTGGAAATTACAGAGTATGTGAAGTACTGATTTTAATTAACAGCATATAAAGAATAGGACTTATAAAAGCCTTGTGAATGTATCAGAAGGTTTTTTTGTTTTAAATTGTATAATCTGTAAAAGGCAAGTAAAAGAAGAAGCTGTCTCAATATTGAGACAGCTTCTTCTTTTTGGTTAGTAATGTGTTTGATTTTTAAGGGTTTAATTTTTTTTTAAAAGTTAGGTGTAAAGTGCTTTTTTGGAAAATGGTAATAATTTGATAATTAGTCAGATATGATTTTTTTTTTTTAAGGTAGCACATAAAAAGTAATTCTAATTTCTGAATAAATAAAAAAGGAAAATATAAGAAAATAGGTTGTTTGGTAGTCGTGTTCTTTTTGTTTTGCTTTTATTATGTAACAAAATAACTTGCATTATTTTGTTATTTTTAAAATTACTGGTAATTTATAGTTTTTTGTTGATTTTTTATATTATTTTATTTGTATTATGTAATTTTTATTTAAATAATTAACATCGTTGTTGTTTTCTTTTTTTATTTTTTACTTTATTTTACTTTCGTTTATTTTCTTTTTTTTGTTTATTTATATGTTTTTTTGTAGTTATTTATTTATATTTGATTTCTTGTTTTTAAGATTTTGAATGAAGAGTATAAGTAAGTTTTATAAATAACTAAAAAAGATGGATATGAAAAAAAAATAAAAATAGAGACTTTTCTAAAAGATTTTAGGCGTTTTAAAGTGACCTGATTTTTTGCCCAGACTTTTTTTGAATATAATTTGTCATATACTACATGACCCAAAATGTGAAAGTAAAAAGGAAAAAAAGAAATCAGAATTGAAAAAGACTTATTCGATAAGATTATTTTTTAAGTAACAAATATTTGTCATCAAAAACGGAGAAATTTTTTTTAAGTAAATGATGCTGTATTGCATCTCACTAAATGTGAAAGCATAAATTTTATAACTACTAACTAGCTAACCAATAAAATAATGAAAGTAAAATATTATATATTTTTTCTAGGACTATTACTATGCATGCCAATTTATGGGCAGCAGCAAAAAGAAATTAAAGGAAAAATTACGGATGGTTTGGGATTACCTGTACCAGGAGTAAATATTGTTGAAAAAGGAACCACAAATGGAGTCCAAAGTGATTTAGACGGAAAATTTTCATTAAAGGTAAAAAGTGAAAAAGCAGTATTAATCGCTACTTATGTAGGTTTTAAAACCAAAGAAGTTTTGTTAAACGGACAAACAAATGTTTCAATTAAATTAGAGGAAGACTCTGCTAAATTAGATGAAGTGGTTGTTGTAGGTTATGGCTCTGTCAAGAAAAAAGATCTGACAGGATCGGTGGTTTCTGTTGGGGCAGATAAATTAGAGGGCAGGTCAAATGTTAATGCTCTTCAATCGCTTGGAGGACAGGCTTCTGGTGTTCAGATTATTCAATCTCAAGGTGCTCCGGGTCTTGCTCCAACCGTAAAAATACGAGGTGCATCTTCTATAAATGCCGGAACTACTCCTCTTTATGTTATTGATGGTATTCCACTGGAAGATAATACAACTAATTCGACTGATGCAGGAATTAGCGGAGGAAGCAATTTAAGTTTTAACCGAAATCCATTGAATTCCATTAACCCTAACGATATTGAGTCGATTGATATTTTGAAAGATGCATCTTCTGCCGCCATTTATGGTTCTAGGGGTGCAAATGGTGTTGTTATTATTACAACTAAGCAGGGAAAAGCAGGTAAGACTAAAATTGATGCAATTTTCGAGTCTGGTGTTTCTAAAGTTATCCGTAAAGTAGACATGATGAATGCATCAGAATTTATTGCCTACAATACTGCTGCAAGAAATAATTCATGGGCGACAACTGTTGCCGCAAATCCATCAGCTACGAGAGGGATTGGTTTAACTGTTCCTGTAGAATTCTCTGATCCGGCCTGGATTGCCCGTATTGGACAGGGGACTGACTGGCAGGATGTAGCATTGAGAACTGCCACTAACATGAACTTTCAGTTGTCGGCTTCTGGCGGAACTGAGAAAACACAATTTATGACATCATTGGGTTATATAAATTCAGAAGGTGTAGTAGACAGTAATACTTATGAAAGAATTAATGTAAGATCAAACCTCAAGCATAAATTTAATGATAAAGTTCGTATGGGGATAAATATTGGTCTTAGTCAGATAAAAGAAGCACCATACGGTACAGGAGGAAAAAGTGATGTGGTGGGCTTGGCTTTGCAAAGTGACCCATTTTTTCCAATGTATGTTGAAACGGGAAGTCTTGGTTTTAAAGATCCTGCCTCAATTTGGAATACATTTGCTAAATACGGTTTCCAGTTGTGGCATCCTTATTCTTTAACAAGAGAAGCCATTGCTAAAAAAAGAACCAATGTATCTATAATTACTTCTTTTCTTGAATGGGATGTCATGAAAGATTTGACTTTTAAGACTTCTGTGAGTTCTAATATTGAGAATACAGTGCATAATTTCTATTGGAATGCAGGCCAGAACTGGGGATACTCAGGATGGGTCCCGGCACAGGCTGATTTCAAAACGCTACAATCTAATAATTGGATTTCGGAAAGCACACTAAATTACAACAAGAAATTTAATGAAAATCACAATTTGAATGTTTTGGCTGGGTTTTCTGCCCAAGAACAGCGTACAGATTTGAGTAGTATGTCAGCTGGTAGTTTCCCAAATGATTTAGTACATACCTTGAATGCTGGTGTTGTAAATGCCGGCTACACTTCTTCAGAAGAGTGGTCATTGCTTTCTTATTTGGCTCGTGCCAATTATTCCTATAAAGGCAAATATCTGCTAACTGCAGCAATCCGAGCGGATGGTTCTTCCCGTTTTGGAGCTAACAACAAGTGGGGATATTTTCCATCAGGATCGCTTGCATGGCGTATTTCTGAAGAATCTTTCTTAAAGGAATCTACTTGGTTGAGTAATTTAAAAGTTAGGTTAAGCTATGGGGAAACCGGTAACAATTCGATTCCAAATTACGGATCAATTGGTGTGTTAGGGTATAGCCCATATGTAAGTTCCGGTACGGTAAACCAAGGTATTTATACATCAAATTTTGCTGATAAAAACTTAAAATGGGAAAAAACAGGCCAAACCAACTTTGGGGTTGATGTAAGTGTTTTTAATGGACGTGTGAAATTTACAGGTGACATTTATTATTCAAAAACAAAAGATTTACTGCTTAATGTTCCTATTCCAATTATTTCTGGTTTTGCTTCTACTTTGACAAACATCGGAGAGCTGGAAAATAGAGGATTTGAAGTAAGTCTTAGTACAATTAATATAGACAGAAAATTCAAATGGAGTACTGATTTTAACATTTTTGCCAACCGAAATAAAGTATTAAAACTTGGTGCAAATAATGCTCCAATTGATATTAATGTCTCCAGTATGACATCGCGAACTGCTGTAGGACAGCCGGTTGGAATGTATTATGGTTATGTTATTGATGGTGTAATTATGTCGCAGGCGGAGTTGGACAGCAAAGCATATCCTGTCTGGCCGGGCAGTGAAGCGGGTGATCCTAGAGTAAGGGATGTCAACAACGATGGTAAAATTAATTCTGACGACAGAACTTATTTAGGTAACTATCAGCCTGATTTTCAATGGGGCTTAACGAATAATTTTTCTTATTCAGGATTTGAGCTTTCTGTCTTGTTACGCGGTTCACAGGGAGGAGAAATTCTTAACCATAGTGCCAGATATCTAAAATCAGGTGTAGGAGGAGGAAACCGTAACATGTATTCTGTTGTAAACAATTATTGGAAATCTGACGCAGATCCAGGAAACGGAATGATTCCTAAACCTCGAATGACGCCAAACACTGTTCAGGATTTTGGCTCAAGCTACTGGGTCGAAGATGGATCATTTGTTCGTATCCAAAATATACGTCTGGGTTATAACTTGCCAAAAAGCTTAGTTGAAAAATTGAAAATAACTAACATAAAGTTATATGTAAATATGGAAAATGTACATGTGTTCTCGAAATATTTAGGCTATGATCCGGAAGGTAGTACATATCAATCTGGTTCAATGGTGGGCTTTGATTATGGAGCTTATCCAAATCCTTTTACAGCAACTATGGGACTAAATGTTAGTTTTTAAAAATTGAAGAAAATCATTTAAAACTTAAGAAAAATGAAAAAAATAATAACAATGCTTTTTTGTGGCTTATTCCTATTAGGATGTAGTTCGGATTTTTTAGATAAGGCCCCTATTTCAAATGCTAATGAAGAGAATTTTTATAAATCTCAAAAAGATATTGAAACAGCATTGTGGTCTGCTTATAATTCACTTTATCTCTTGTATGGTCCCGAAAGTCTGCCGTCGTTCTATGGTGAGTTAATGTCTGATAATGCATACAGTGATAATGCTTCCGGAAGGGTACAAGACTATGAAAGTTTCGAATTGCATACGATGAAAATCGATAATGAGTTAGTATTCAATTTCTGGAATAACTATTATAAGTCAATCTATATTGTAAATAATATTATTGCCAGTGCCGAAAAACTCGATTTTGCCAATAGGGATGCCTTAATTGGAGAAGCAAAGTTTTTACGTTCTTTATACTATTTTGACATGGTTCGTGCCTGGGGTGATGTGCCATTGGTTACAACTCCAATCAGTATTGCTCAAGCTTATGCACAAGCGCGCACACCAAAGGATCAGGTGTATGACCAAATTATCAAGGATCTTGATTTTGCAGCAGCTAAATTGCCAATAAAAACAAGTCAGCGTTTTGTAGGAGCTGCCAGTCAGGAAGCTGCCAATACTCTGCTAGGAAAGGTTTATCTCACTATAGGAAATAAAGCAAAAGCGGCTGAAACGTTGTTGAAAGTGTATGGCAAGTTTAGTCTGGTGCCTTATGCTGATTTATGGGATTTAACCAAGAAAAACGGTGCGTCGTCTATTTTTGAGATTCAATATAAAGGAGGTATATCTAATCCATATAGTTTATATTGGGCAATGTTCACACCAGTTGACAATCGTGTGGTTACCGCTTGGGGGGGAGGATTTAATCAGGTTGCCAATGATTTATGGAATGCCTATGAAGCAAATGACCCAAGGAGAGATATTTCTATTCAAAATGGATATAAAACTCCAAATGGTTCGACTGTCAATGTGAAATTTACAATTAAATGGAAAGATGCAAAAGCTCCTGTTAATGGTTTAAGAGAAGCTTCGGATAATAACTTTATCATTCTTCGTTACGCAGATGTACTTCTAATGTTGACAGAAGCAACTTCAGATCCAAAATACATGAACGAAGTCCGTGCCCGTGTTGGGTTGCCAGCTTATGGAACGGCAGGTTATCCAACTCAATACAATACGGTTGCTCTTGCTTTAGAACATGAATCTCAAGTAGAATTTGCATGCGAATTCCATCGTTGGTTTGATTTAATAAGAACTGGAAGAGCGATTCCGGTAATTAAAAACAGCAGTAAAAATATCACTCTTACCGAAGCGAACTTATTATTGCCTATTCCGTTTTTGGTAATTAATCAAAATCCGGGTGTTATTACGCAAAATGAGGCCTACAAATAAGATGATCGTTTAAAATTAATGCTCGTTTGATAAAAGTGTGGACTGCTTGCTTGTTTAGTTGGGGTAGGCCACGATTTCAAAAGTTTGCATTTGGTTTGTAATTAGTTTGATTGAAATGAGCCCTATATTGGGGCTCATTTTGTTTAGACAGAATGTTTTTTTAATTTTAAAATTTTAAAAGTAATCTGATTTTAGATAAACTGCTCAGATAAAAAAGTTCTTATAAAGGATACGAGATAATGCTAACTAATTAAAATAAAATAAATAATCATAATGAATATATCAAATTCACAATTCACAAGATACGAAGAGAATAATAATGTGTGGTTGTCTCAAAAGAGCGGCGAGGAATTTAATTTTAATGATTATGGCGTAGTTCCTACTGTTCTTGGAAGTGAAGCAGAAGTAGGTCAGGCAATGTTAAAGGAACTTTACGATACTGCAGCCTCAAAAGAGGGTGATATCAATATTGCTCTTCTTGGTGGTAGAGGAGCTCAGGAGTTGCACCGTTTGCTTGGAGACTTAGCCAAATCAACAGAGCAAGACCTTTTATTTGCAAGACTGAATGTGTTTACTCAGGATGCGCTTGCTCCATTGAGTATGAATAATGGTTTAAGTTTTGTTAGAGATTTTGAGCGTATTTTAGGTGATGCCTTTTTTAAAAAGATCAAAAGTTTTACACCAATTCAAACAGATACAGAAGATTTAGAGTCTGCACTTGTACAGTATTTGACTAAATTGGAAGAATTAGGAGGTTTGGATATATTTTTTATAGGTCATGGTCCTGAAGAAAACCATGCATCACATTTGGCTTACATTAAACCTTTTTCTGGAGCAAAAAGAGAACACATTGCAGGGATAATTCCAATATCTAATAGCATTTTGGAGCATCACATTAGTAAGTTTAAAGCAGGTGGAAGCCTTATAAATGAAAATGATGAAAAAGAATGTCGATCTGCAAAATATATTCTCACTTTAGGTCCGGCAGCCATATTACAAGCCAAGAAGGTCGTTCAGTCTGTAGTAGATGCTGATTCTGCCCCTGCTAAAGTTCAAACTTACGCAAACGTAATTAATACACAGTTGAGTTCAGATACAGATCAATTATTACAACAATTAAATGCAAATCCAGGATTATGGATAAGATTACACCCAAATACTAAATCTTTTGTGCTGCCTAATTTAGGTCTTTAATAATTGATTTAATGATAAATAAAAAAGCTTCACATATTACTGAAGCTTTTTTAGTTTATAGCAGATTTTAATTTAATTTTAAACTATTTCCTTTTTTATTTTTTCCTTCCAGCCCAAATATCCATTTGCAGGCAGTTCATTATTCGAATCAGTTAAAACCTGTTCTGTCTGGTTTTTAACAAGAGTAGAGAGCTGTTCAATATCTTTATAAACTCCGCTTTTCAGCCCGGATAAATAGGCAGCTCCTAAAGCAGAAACATCGGAATTTTGCTGCTTGTTCAACGGAATTCCTAATAAATCAGCTAAAAAATGAACCACAAATTTATTCTGAGTCATACCTCCGTTTACAGAAATAGATTTTAATGGCGCTTTTATGTCTTTTGTCATGGCTTCAATTACATCTTTTATTTGATACGGGATGCTTTCCAAAGCCGCTCTCACGATATGATTTTTAGTTGTCCCAAAAGTCATTCCTTCAATTGATGCTTTTCGGGTCATTTGCCAATGAGGTGCGCCTAATCCGCTAAAAGCGGGAATTAAATAAACGCCGGAATTATCATAAATTTCCATCGCCATAGAGGCTGTTTCATCAGGATTTGAAAATAATTGCAATTCATTCTTAAGCCATTCTATGGTGGATCCACAGGAAACAATAGCACCTTCCAGGGCATAATCTATTCGGTCTTCTGTACTCCAGCAAATGGTTGTAAGCATTCCGGAATTTGATAAAACGGCTTCATCGCCAATATTCATCATAATAGAACTTCCTGTTCCCATGGTGACTTTTGCAGTACCTTTTTCGAAACAGCCTTCTCCAAAAGAAGCCGCATGAGAATCTCCAATTAAAGAAGTAATTGGAATAGAAATATTAATATTATCGTCGAAAATCTGACTCAAATCCATTTCTCCAAAATCATGTGATGACGGGAAGACCTGAGGCAAGGTTAAGTTGCTTAATCCCCATTTTTCAAGAATTTCAGTATCCCATTTTAGAGTATGAATATTGAAAAGCAACGTCCTGGAAGCATTTGTATAATCGGTTTTGAAATGAATTCCATTGGTTAATTTATATAAAAGCCAACAATCTACTGTTCCAAAATAAACTTCACCATTTTCTATTCTTGTTTTTAGTTCAGCATCATTTTGTATTAGCCAAAGTAATTTAGTACCCGAAAAATAAGGGTCTAAAAGCAGGCCGGTTTTTTGTTTGATGATATCATTCTGACCTTTTTCAATTAAATCAGTACAGATACTAATGGAACGCTTGCAGGCCCAGACTAATGCCGGAGCCAATGCTTTTCCGTTTTTATCCCAAAGAACAAATGTTTCTCTTTGATTGCTGATACCACAAGATACAATATCTGTCAGAAGAAATCCCTGACCAGTGAAATTATTCAAGCAAAGGCGAACAGAATCAAGAACATTTTGGTAAATATCTTCTGGATTTTGTTCTACAAAACCATTGTCAAAATAATTCGTTTTTAGATCCACACTTCCTTTAGAAACAGCTAGTCCTAATTCGTCAAAAAGTATGGTTTTAGTACTGCTCGTACCCTGGTCAATAGCTAAAATATATTTTTTCATTTATCTTTTGCAGTAAAATTGATTTTTGATAATCCAAGAGTAACAAGGTTATTGAAATGAGATAAAGATCATCGAAGCCAATCCCAGCGTTTAGCCCAATCTAAAAGGACATCGCTTCTCCATTTCAAAACCGTTTTACCGCCTTGCCAAATATCATCATAAAGTTCAGGATTTGGTCGATCTGTGTACCAATTCTTGCCTAAAACATAGTCTGTTGTATTATTTTTTCCCGGCCAGAGATTATTTACCCAAAAAGTGCCAGTCTGATCTTTAAATCCAGGAATACTCGAAGTTACTTTATAGGTCAGTTTTTCAGTACGTTTAGGAGAATATCGTACAACATAATTTCCACTGCCTAGGTAAAATCCGTCCCATTTCTGTTCTCCAATTTCTGCCTGAACTGTCATCGTAATGCAGACAGAATCTTTTGGAATAGCAACAACGGGGCCTTTAAAATGAAATTCCATTATAGAAAAAACAGGTACTGTGTCCTTAATTGATGTATTTCTTTCGAATACAATTTTGGAACTGTAATTCATTTTGATGTAGCTGCCTCCCCAGCTTTCTTTCATCGGGTTATTAGGGTCTCCATCCATCATATACAATAATGAGGGAGTATCGCCCATTTTTAATCTGCCTTCATAACGATTATCTTTATAGTCTTTACCTAAAAAACCAGCTTCGTTGATATAGTTTTTGTAGTAATTTTTTCCATTTAAATTTTCAGCAACATTATCTGAGAAAAATCCGTAGTAGGATGAATTGGATTCTATAAACCAGAGATTTGGAAAATTCTCCACTATATAAGCATAACTATTTGCGCTCCATTTTTTATTAGGCCCGCCTATCCAAAATACCTTTATGTTTTTCTGAATTTCTGGTTTGTCATGTAATGCCTGCGCTAAATCTTCTAGCCCTCCCCAAACCAATATCCAAAGAGGCTGTTTACTTTTTTTAAGTGCACATTTAATAATCCAGTCAGAACCTTCGGTTGAAGTACTGAATCCGTCGTATGGTGCAGCACCTTTTTTTCCTTGTTTTGTTACAGAACGTAAATATTTTGGTAAAGCTAATCCCTGAACGTGTTTTTGTAGTTTTGGCAGATCTTTTTCGTATAGATCAATTGTTCGTAGTATTTCTTTTTTATTACCTTCGCCATAAGAAGGCGAAGAAACAAGTCCTTCAATATCAAACTTCTCGCTGTACATTAAAAGATGAATCATAGATTGGTTATCATCAGGATCTGTACCTCCAATATCAGTACTTACTAATATTCTGGGCTTAACGGGTACTGGCTGTTGTGCTAAAAGTATTTTAGAAATCGCACAAAATAGAATGGTGAAAATCAGTTTGTTCATTTTTTTAAACTAAGAAAATAATGGCTTTTATTTGTTTTTTTGATTCATTTTGTCAATGATTACTGCTAACAAAATAACAAATCCTTTCACGACCTGCTGCCAAAAAGGTGATACATCCAATAAAACCAATCCATTGTTTAAAACACCAATAATTATCGCGCCTATTACGGTTCCTGCAACGGTGCCAATACCGCCTGAAAGTGATGTTCCCCCAATGACCACAGCCGCAATTGAATCCAGTTCGTAACTTGTACCGGCATTTGGCTGGGCTGAGTTAAGCCTTGAGGTAACTAAAACACCGCCTACAGCAGCCATCATTCCGGCAATTCCGTAAACTGTCAATTTAATTTTATTGATATTTATTCCTGATAAAAATGCGGCTCTTTCGTTACCGCCAATGGCGTAAATATATCTTCCGAAAGTTGTTTTTTTAGTTAAAAATAGAACGATCAGCACCATAAATATAGAAATCCATACCGGTGCCGGAATCCCTAAAATCCATCCAGATCCAATGAATTCAAATTCAGTACCTAAATTAGAAATAGGAATCCCCTCTGTATAAAGCATTGTTAGTCCGCGGGCTATAGTTAACATTGCCAGTGTAGCTACAAAAGGAGGGATGGAGAATTTGGTAATTACCCAACCGTTGAAAAGACCTAAAGCCAAACCGATAAGAATGGATACTAAAATCGCTCCTAAAACGGAAAAGCCGACAAATAAATCCATAGACTCAAATGAGAGTCCGTTTTTTAATAAACCGGCACATACTGCTGCGGTAAAACCTAATACAGAACCTACCGAAAGATCAATTCCTGCCATCAAAACCACTAAAGTCATTCCGACAGAAATACAAACATTCACAGATATTTGTCTCAATACATTCCAAAGATTGGCGCTGGTCATGAATTTGTCCGACAATAAGCTGAAAAGCAGACATAAGAGAAAGAGTGCAATCAGGGATTGCGACTTTTTGATAAGAGGGTGGTTTAAGGAGATAGTCATAGTAATAGTAAGTGTTAGTCTGGTAAGGCCGATTTTAATAAGTTGTCTTCAGTAGCATCGGCCGCTAAATAGGAGGCTTTGATTTTGCCTTCAGCCATTACTAAAATCCGATCCGAAAGGGCAAGTATTTCGGGGATTTCAGACGAAACTAATAAAATACTCATGTGGTCAGCTGCGAGTTCTTTTATTAGGTTGTAAATTTCGCTTTTGGCATTAATATCAATTCCGCGAGTAGGCTCATCCATCATTAGAATTTGAGGATTGGTCGCGAGCCATTTTGCAAGAACTACTTTTTGTTGGTTACCGCCGCTTAAATTTTGGCATAACTGCATTTCAGATGGAGTCTTGATGCGCAACTTTTCAATATAATTTTTCGAAGAATTTTTTTCTTTTAACTGGTTTAAAAAACCGGAAACCGGCAGATTTGTCAAACTGATATTAGATGAAATATCCATTCCCAAAACCAGTCCTTCGGTTTT is a window of Flavobacterium crocinum DNA encoding:
- the ribB gene encoding 3,4-dihydroxy-2-butanone-4-phosphate synthase, coding for MSTEKIHLNTIEEAIEDIRQGKIIIVVDDEDRENEGDFLAAAEKATPEMINFMATHGRGLICVPLAESRCNELGLHKMVTNNTDPMETAFTVSVDFKGSDVSTGISASDRAKTVLSLVSQDTKPHDLARPGHIFPLIAKQGGVLRRTGHTEAAIDFARLAGFKSAGVIVEVMNDDGSMARLPQLAEVAKKFNLKLVSIEDLVRYRMQHDSLIVKKEDFDIETRFGTFRLRAYQQTTNKQIHIALTKGTWNIGEPILTRINSTTVNNDLLGTLTNDADKKLDEMFQFINKDGRGAVLFINQEAAPTDFINRLSELKVLQANGELKAPQIKMDNKDFGIGAQILHDIDISKIRLLSNSEQSKRVGMIGYGLEITEYVKY
- a CDS encoding SusC/RagA family TonB-linked outer membrane protein, which translates into the protein MKVKYYIFFLGLLLCMPIYGQQQKEIKGKITDGLGLPVPGVNIVEKGTTNGVQSDLDGKFSLKVKSEKAVLIATYVGFKTKEVLLNGQTNVSIKLEEDSAKLDEVVVVGYGSVKKKDLTGSVVSVGADKLEGRSNVNALQSLGGQASGVQIIQSQGAPGLAPTVKIRGASSINAGTTPLYVIDGIPLEDNTTNSTDAGISGGSNLSFNRNPLNSINPNDIESIDILKDASSAAIYGSRGANGVVIITTKQGKAGKTKIDAIFESGVSKVIRKVDMMNASEFIAYNTAARNNSWATTVAANPSATRGIGLTVPVEFSDPAWIARIGQGTDWQDVALRTATNMNFQLSASGGTEKTQFMTSLGYINSEGVVDSNTYERINVRSNLKHKFNDKVRMGINIGLSQIKEAPYGTGGKSDVVGLALQSDPFFPMYVETGSLGFKDPASIWNTFAKYGFQLWHPYSLTREAIAKKRTNVSIITSFLEWDVMKDLTFKTSVSSNIENTVHNFYWNAGQNWGYSGWVPAQADFKTLQSNNWISESTLNYNKKFNENHNLNVLAGFSAQEQRTDLSSMSAGSFPNDLVHTLNAGVVNAGYTSSEEWSLLSYLARANYSYKGKYLLTAAIRADGSSRFGANNKWGYFPSGSLAWRISEESFLKESTWLSNLKVRLSYGETGNNSIPNYGSIGVLGYSPYVSSGTVNQGIYTSNFADKNLKWEKTGQTNFGVDVSVFNGRVKFTGDIYYSKTKDLLLNVPIPIISGFASTLTNIGELENRGFEVSLSTINIDRKFKWSTDFNIFANRNKVLKLGANNAPIDINVSSMTSRTAVGQPVGMYYGYVIDGVIMSQAELDSKAYPVWPGSEAGDPRVRDVNNDGKINSDDRTYLGNYQPDFQWGLTNNFSYSGFELSVLLRGSQGGEILNHSARYLKSGVGGGNRNMYSVVNNYWKSDADPGNGMIPKPRMTPNTVQDFGSSYWVEDGSFVRIQNIRLGYNLPKSLVEKLKITNIKLYVNMENVHVFSKYLGYDPEGSTYQSGSMVGFDYGAYPNPFTATMGLNVSF
- a CDS encoding RagB/SusD family nutrient uptake outer membrane protein, with the translated sequence MKKIITMLFCGLFLLGCSSDFLDKAPISNANEENFYKSQKDIETALWSAYNSLYLLYGPESLPSFYGELMSDNAYSDNASGRVQDYESFELHTMKIDNELVFNFWNNYYKSIYIVNNIIASAEKLDFANRDALIGEAKFLRSLYYFDMVRAWGDVPLVTTPISIAQAYAQARTPKDQVYDQIIKDLDFAAAKLPIKTSQRFVGAASQEAANTLLGKVYLTIGNKAKAAETLLKVYGKFSLVPYADLWDLTKKNGASSIFEIQYKGGISNPYSLYWAMFTPVDNRVVTAWGGGFNQVANDLWNAYEANDPRRDISIQNGYKTPNGSTVNVKFTIKWKDAKAPVNGLREASDNNFIILRYADVLLMLTEATSDPKYMNEVRARVGLPAYGTAGYPTQYNTVALALEHESQVEFACEFHRWFDLIRTGRAIPVIKNSSKNITLTEANLLLPIPFLVINQNPGVITQNEAYK
- a CDS encoding FGGY family carbohydrate kinase: MKKYILAIDQGTSSTKTILFDELGLAVSKGSVDLKTNYFDNGFVEQNPEDIYQNVLDSVRLCLNNFTGQGFLLTDIVSCGISNQRETFVLWDKNGKALAPALVWACKRSISICTDLIEKGQNDIIKQKTGLLLDPYFSGTKLLWLIQNDAELKTRIENGEVYFGTVDCWLLYKLTNGIHFKTDYTNASRTLLFNIHTLKWDTEILEKWGLSNLTLPQVFPSSHDFGEMDLSQIFDDNINISIPITSLIGDSHAASFGEGCFEKGTAKVTMGTGSSIMMNIGDEAVLSNSGMLTTICWSTEDRIDYALEGAIVSCGSTIEWLKNELQLFSNPDETASMAMEIYDNSGVYLIPAFSGLGAPHWQMTRKASIEGMTFGTTKNHIVRAALESIPYQIKDVIEAMTKDIKAPLKSISVNGGMTQNKFVVHFLADLLGIPLNKQQNSDVSALGAAYLSGLKSGVYKDIEQLSTLVKNQTEQVLTDSNNELPANGYLGWKEKIKKEIV
- a CDS encoding nucleoside hydrolase-like domain-containing protein; the encoded protein is MNKLIFTILFCAISKILLAQQPVPVKPRILVSTDIGGTDPDDNQSMIHLLMYSEKFDIEGLVSSPSYGEGNKKEILRTIDLYEKDLPKLQKHVQGLALPKYLRSVTKQGKKGAAPYDGFSTSTEGSDWIIKCALKKSKQPLWILVWGGLEDLAQALHDKPEIQKNIKVFWIGGPNKKWSANSYAYIVENFPNLWFIESNSSYYGFFSDNVAENLNGKNYYKNYINEAGFLGKDYKDNRYEGRLKMGDTPSLLYMMDGDPNNPMKESWGGSYIKMNYSSKIVFERNTSIKDTVPVFSIMEFHFKGPVVAIPKDSVCITMTVQAEIGEQKWDGFYLGSGNYVVRYSPKRTEKLTYKVTSSIPGFKDQTGTFWVNNLWPGKNNTTDYVLGKNWYTDRPNPELYDDIWQGGKTVLKWRSDVLLDWAKRWDWLR
- a CDS encoding ABC transporter permease, translating into MTSANLWNVLRQISVNVCISVGMTLVVLMAGIDLSVGSVLGFTAAVCAGLLKNGLSFESMDLFVGFSVLGAILVSILIGLALGLFNGWVITKFSIPPFVATLAMLTIARGLTMLYTEGIPISNLGTEFEFIGSGWILGIPAPVWISIFMVLIVLFLTKKTTFGRYIYAIGGNERAAFLSGININKIKLTVYGIAGMMAAVGGVLVTSRLNSAQPNAGTSYELDSIAAVVIGGTSLSGGIGTVAGTVIGAIIIGVLNNGLVLLDVSPFWQQVVKGFVILLAVIIDKMNQKNK